The following coding sequences lie in one Niabella agricola genomic window:
- a CDS encoding SusC/RagA family TonB-linked outer membrane protein, with product MKCRFKMPSDWVRYGQYLLFFFFFCSLFNTVTAQNAQPVTGTVTDERGAVLIGASISVKGTTNSTLAGENGAYRITVPANGTLVVSNVGYTSQEIPVKGQSEINVVLKSSATDLNEVVVVGYGTQLKKDLTGAVSVVRTSDVLKRQSTTVAEALQGLVTGIRVRGGGRPGSEALIQIRGAKNLTGTTPLYVIDGLITDANRDFNSFDIQSIQILKDASAAAIYGSRAANGVIIITTKQGKSGPMQIQASARYTVQKMPLYDLMETPEFIKLNYQAYDNAGVPRQKLDSTVNTNWQDVAFRTGSMKDLNMSFSGGGESGSYYVSGGYFGNKGTVIGTKFDRYNLRVNTQGSKGIFSIGENLAISNANVADMQGNPVVDVYRLLPTIPVYDNTHPGGYGYGDEQKARTFGTNPLAIANIVNSGVDNFRVRGNLWSELKFTSFLKYRLNLGYETSRDHYKYLKKDGYWTLNQSYDPSIANENRASYENKLVENTLSFKEKFGKHDITAIAGQSYQKINYAQIWGSKRNIVQDASGHYYDVLDQGDGGQLGGYRQEADLISYFGRVEYAYDNRYLINGVLRYDGTSRLGTGHKTGYFPSVSAAWRISEEKFFNVSWISDLKLRANYGTLGSSNIGYYDPFPVINTFPTIAMGKDQHIEHLGTQVKLTNPDLRWETLEQQNYGFDISVLNNKLTLTGDYFIAKTRDVLYEAPIAMTTGNDGGNPLVNALSLQNNGLELALTYQDNADEFKYRGTLNFTSVRNKVLKLGYQGNDLYTGLTRTTVGQPLGIWYLLKTDGIFQTQDEVNNYKNSKGQVIQPNAKPGDLRFIDLNDDGQITNSDKMDMGHAWPKFETGLNLFGSYKGFALAMDWFGSFGAKVINGPRIAMDGFSDNANYRKGIQPWTPENPNTNTPRALYASTLNSRGDIDRWLENGSFVRLKLISLSYDLPKEWLSKIGFTNAQLSVSGQNLITITKYTGLDPEFNNTNIYERGYDFGAYPNLKTFSVGLNFGF from the coding sequence ATGAAATGTAGATTTAAAATGCCATCGGATTGGGTCCGTTACGGGCAGTATTTATTGTTCTTCTTTTTTTTCTGCTCTTTATTTAATACAGTAACGGCACAGAATGCACAACCGGTTACCGGTACGGTTACCGATGAACGAGGAGCTGTGTTGATCGGTGCCAGTATTTCTGTGAAAGGAACAACCAACTCAACTTTGGCAGGAGAAAACGGAGCGTACCGGATTACTGTACCGGCTAATGGCACGCTCGTCGTTTCCAATGTTGGGTATACTTCCCAGGAAATACCGGTAAAGGGCCAGTCTGAAATCAATGTGGTACTGAAGTCGTCCGCTACGGATCTTAATGAAGTAGTAGTGGTGGGTTATGGAACACAATTGAAAAAAGACCTGACGGGTGCAGTATCCGTTGTAAGGACTTCGGATGTATTAAAGCGTCAGTCTACCACGGTGGCGGAAGCATTGCAGGGATTGGTTACCGGTATTCGCGTAAGAGGCGGTGGCCGGCCGGGTTCGGAAGCGCTGATACAGATTCGGGGTGCAAAAAATCTTACAGGAACCACCCCGCTGTATGTGATCGACGGGTTGATCACCGACGCGAATCGTGACTTTAACAGTTTCGACATCCAGTCCATCCAGATTCTGAAAGATGCTTCTGCAGCTGCCATTTATGGGTCCAGAGCTGCAAACGGGGTGATCATTATTACGACAAAGCAAGGGAAAAGTGGACCAATGCAGATCCAGGCGTCGGCTCGGTATACTGTTCAGAAAATGCCGCTGTATGACCTGATGGAAACACCCGAGTTCATAAAGCTGAATTACCAGGCCTATGATAACGCAGGCGTTCCGCGACAGAAACTGGATAGTACTGTTAATACCAACTGGCAGGATGTAGCGTTCCGCACAGGATCCATGAAAGATCTGAATATGAGTTTTTCCGGAGGTGGTGAAAGCGGTTCTTATTATGTTTCCGGCGGCTATTTCGGAAACAAAGGAACGGTGATCGGAACAAAATTTGACCGGTATAATCTGCGTGTAAATACACAGGGCTCAAAAGGTATATTTAGTATCGGAGAAAACCTGGCAATTAGCAATGCCAATGTGGCTGACATGCAGGGCAACCCGGTGGTAGATGTGTACCGCTTGTTGCCCACAATACCAGTGTATGATAATACGCACCCTGGCGGGTATGGATATGGCGATGAACAAAAAGCGAGAACCTTTGGTACCAACCCGCTGGCAATAGCCAATATTGTCAATTCTGGAGTAGACAACTTTCGTGTGAGAGGCAATCTGTGGAGCGAGTTGAAATTTACATCGTTTTTAAAGTACCGGCTGAACCTGGGTTATGAAACCAGCCGGGATCATTATAAATACCTGAAAAAAGATGGTTACTGGACCCTAAACCAGTCCTATGATCCTTCTATTGCCAATGAGAACCGGGCCTCTTATGAAAATAAGCTGGTTGAAAATACACTGTCCTTTAAGGAAAAGTTTGGAAAGCACGATATTACAGCTATTGCCGGGCAATCTTATCAGAAAATAAATTATGCCCAGATCTGGGGATCAAAACGCAATATTGTACAGGATGCCTCTGGTCATTATTATGATGTGCTGGATCAGGGTGATGGCGGACAATTGGGCGGCTACCGCCAGGAAGCGGATCTGATCTCTTACTTTGGCCGGGTAGAGTATGCATATGATAACCGCTACCTGATAAACGGCGTATTACGTTACGATGGAACATCGCGACTGGGTACCGGTCATAAAACCGGTTATTTTCCTTCCGTTTCCGCCGCATGGCGCATCAGTGAGGAAAAATTCTTCAACGTAAGCTGGATCAGTGATTTAAAGTTAAGAGCGAACTATGGTACATTGGGTAGCTCCAATATCGGGTATTATGACCCGTTCCCTGTGATCAATACATTCCCAACCATCGCCATGGGAAAAGATCAGCATATAGAGCACCTTGGAACACAGGTTAAACTTACCAATCCCGATCTTCGCTGGGAAACGCTGGAGCAGCAAAACTATGGATTTGATATTTCGGTGCTCAACAATAAATTAACTTTAACCGGGGATTATTTTATTGCAAAAACCCGTGATGTGCTTTATGAGGCACCGATTGCAATGACCACCGGTAATGATGGCGGTAACCCGCTGGTAAATGCCCTCTCGCTGCAAAATAATGGCCTGGAACTGGCATTAACGTACCAGGACAATGCGGATGAGTTTAAATACAGGGGCACGCTGAATTTTACATCCGTGCGCAATAAGGTATTGAAGCTGGGCTACCAGGGTAATGACCTTTATACCGGGCTGACCCGCACCACCGTGGGGCAGCCGCTGGGGATCTGGTACCTGCTGAAAACAGATGGAATCTTCCAAACGCAGGATGAAGTGAACAATTACAAAAACTCAAAGGGGCAGGTGATACAACCCAATGCAAAACCGGGCGACCTGCGGTTTATTGATCTGAATGATGACGGACAGATTACCAACAGCGATAAAATGGATATGGGACATGCATGGCCAAAATTCGAAACCGGGCTTAACCTGTTTGGCTCTTATAAGGGGTTCGCTTTGGCAATGGACTGGTTTGGTTCTTTTGGTGCCAAGGTGATCAATGGCCCGCGCATTGCAATGGACGGTTTTTCTGATAACGCCAACTATCGCAAAGGCATACAACCCTGGACACCCGAAAACCCTAATACAAATACCCCAAGGGCATTATATGCTTCCACATTAAATTCAAGAGGTGATATTGACCGCTGGCTGGAGAACGGTTCTTTCGTTCGGTTAAAGCTGATCAGCCTGTCTTATGATCTGCCAAAAGAATGGCTCTCAAAGATCGGGTTTACCAATGCGCAATTATCCGTTTCCGGTCAGAATCTAATCACTATTACCAAATATACCGGGCTGGATCCTGAGTTTAACAATACGAATATTTATGAAAGAGGATATGATTTTGGTGCATATCCCAACCTTAAAACGTTCTCTGTAGGATTAAACTTCGGTTTTTAA